The Fundidesulfovibrio magnetotacticus genome has a segment encoding these proteins:
- a CDS encoding TusE/DsrC/DsvC family sulfur relay protein: protein MATIEFKGKTFEVDEDGFLQRFEDWNPDWVDYVKESEGIKELSEEHNKVIEFLQDYYKKNGIAPMVRILSKVTGFKLKHIYELFPSGPGKGACKMAGLPKPTGCV from the coding sequence ATGGCCACGATTGAATTCAAGGGCAAAACCTTCGAGGTCGACGAAGACGGCTTCCTGCAGCGCTTCGAGGACTGGAACCCCGACTGGGTGGACTACGTGAAGGAGTCCGAGGGCATCAAGGAACTCTCCGAAGAGCACAACAAGGTGATCGAGTTCCTGCAGGACTACTACAAGAAGAACGGCATCGCCCCCATGGTGCGCATCCTCTCGAAGGTGACCGGCTTCAAGCTGAAGCACATCTACGAGCTGTTCCCCTCCGGCCCCGGCAAGGGAGCTTGTAAGATGGCCGGCCTGCCCAAGCCCACCGGCTGCGTGTAG
- a CDS encoding type II toxin-antitoxin system death-on-curing family toxin has product MSPGRASKEPLARPMQLAAHGEPDVFDLAAAYAFGIARDHPFMDGNKRTAYVACMLFLRLHGAWVRISAAARVVLFERLGKGELGQDALAARLRAGSEK; this is encoded by the coding sequence ATGTCCCCAGGACGGGCCTCGAAAGAGCCGCTTGCCCGCCCGATGCAGCTGGCGGCCCACGGAGAGCCGGACGTGTTCGACCTGGCGGCCGCTTATGCCTTCGGCATCGCCCGCGACCATCCCTTCATGGACGGAAACAAGCGCACGGCCTACGTGGCGTGCATGCTGTTTCTCAGGCTCCATGGAGCCTGGGTCAGGATTTCCGCCGCCGCGCGGGTGGTCCTCTTCGAAAGGCTGGGCAAGGGGGAACTGGGACAGGACGCCCTGGCAGCCCGGCTGCGCGCCGGGAGCGAGAAATGA